The Kordia sp. SMS9 DNA window GCCAAAATGCACTCATATCCTTTTATGATACTCACCATGGCTATACTAAAACCAGTATTTCCTGAAGTTGTTTCTATAATGGTGTCACCAGGTTTTAAGATTCCTTTCTTTTCTGCCTCTTCAATAATATATAAAGCAATTCTATCTTTTGTTGAATGTCCAGGATTGAACGCCTCGACTTTCGCATAAAAATTCCCTTTGATGTTTTTTGTGATGTGTTTTAATCGTACCAAAGGTGTATTTCCGATAAGCTCGAGTACATTATCAAAAGCATTAATTTGTTGTTCCATAAAAACTATTAAGTTGTACAGGGTTTGTTTTTTAAGTTTCGAAATTAAGCAAAACCTTGCAAATTTAAGTAAATTTTTTTATTACTCCTTTATATTTTCCAAGTCTAGTAAAAACGCGTATTCTTCGGCTACTTCTTTTAAGGCTTCAAAACGCCCAGACGAACCTCCATGTCCTGCATCCATGTTGGTATGCAGCAATAAAATATTGTCATCTGTTTTGAGTTCGCGAAGCTTGGCAACCCATTTTGCTGGTTCCCAATATTGTACTTGCGAATCGTGCAATCCTGTGAGCACTAACATGTTTGGATATGCTTTGGCTTCTACATTGTCATACGGCGAATACGACTTCATGTAGTCGTAATATTCTTTTTCATTCGGATTTCCCCATTCGTCATATTCTCCCGTAGTTAGTGGAATGCTATCATCTAACATTGTGGTAACAACATCTACAAAAGGAACAGAAGCTATAATACCGTTATATAACTCTGAATTCATGTTTGATATTGCTCCCATCAACAATCCGCCAGCACTTCCGCCAGAAGCGTATAAATGTTCAGATGAGGTATATTTTTGTTCTATTAAATATTGAGAACAAGCAATAAAATCAGTAAATGTATTTTTTTTATCCATTAGTTTTCCTTCATCGTACCAATTTCGCCCTAAGTATTCACCGCCACGTACATGTGCTAATACAAAGATGAATCCTCTATCTAACAGACTTAAACGTGCAGAAGAAAAATACGGATCAATCGTATTTCCATACGAACCGTATGCATATTGTAATAACGGATTTGTACCATCTTTTTGGATGCCTTTTCGATACACAACCGACATGGGTATTTTAGTTCCGTCATGAGAAGTTGCCCATAAACGTTCGGATACATAGTTGTTTTTATCAAATTTTCCGCCCAACACTTCTTGTTCTTTTTTAACCTCTTTATCTTTTGTCACCATGTTAAAATCAATTACAGAAGCTGGTGTTGTCATTGAATTGTATGTGTAACGCAAAATCTCTGTGTCAAATTCTACATTGATGTTTGTATTCGCAGTGTAGGTTTCATTGTCAAACGGCAAATAATAATCGTCCGTTCCGTCCCAACGCGTGATTCTTATTTTATTTAAACCATTAGAGCGTTCACTGAGCACTAAAAAGTCTTTGAAAATTTCAATATCTTCTAACAAAACATCTGGACGATGCGGAACAATGTCTTCCCAATGTTCCATTCCTGTATTGTTTTCAGGCGTTTTAGAGAGTTTAAAATTGATAGAAGCATCTTTGTTACTCAACACATAAAAATGATCTTGGTAATGCGCTATATTGTATTCTAATCCACGAACACGCGGTTGAAATATTCTGAATTCTCCATCAGGATTGTCTGCTTCCAAAATTCTGTATTCCATCGTCAACGTACTGTACGAACCAATAATAAGGTATTTTTTCGATTTTGATTTGTATACAAACGTGATAAAAGTTTCATCTTTTTCGTGGAAAATTTCTTCATCATTGGCAACAGCATCGCCAAGTTTATGTTTGTATATTTTTTCTGAACGTAAGGTTTGTTCGTCTTTATTGGTATAAAACAACGTTTTGTTATCCGCTGCCCACGTAGCACTTCCTGTGGTATTTTCAATGCGTTCTTGGTAGATTTCGCCTGTTTTCAAATTTTTGATATGAATCGTATATTGACGTCTACTTACAGTATCAACACCAAAAGCCGCTAATGTATTATCGGGACTTATACTGATGCCCGTAAGTTTGTAATATGCATGCTCTTTTGCCATTTCGTTTACATCAAACAAAATTTCTTCAGGTGCATCTAACGAACCTTTGCGTCGTGTGTGAATTGGATACCCTTTTCCTTCTTCAAATTTCTTTACATACCAATATCCATTAAGCTTATAAGGAACCGAGGAATCATCTTCTTTAATTCTACCTTTCAGTTCTTCAAATAAATCTTTTTGGAAATCTTTTGTGTGAGCCGTCATTGTGTCATTGTATGCGTTTTCAGCTTCCAAATAAGCAATGACTTCTGGATTTTCTCTATCGTTCAACCAATAATAGTTGTCGATTCTCACATCGCCATGTTTTTCAAGTGTTGTAGGTTTCTTGGCAATGGTAGGTACTGGTATTTCTTTTCTCATGTTTGGTATCTTCTTTTTACAGGAATTCAAAAGTGCAAAACTAATCAGTAAGACGACTAAATTTTTTTTCATTTAAAAAAGCGTGTTAAAAGTTCACAATTTAATAATTTTGCAATTACTAACCTTTAATTATACAACAAATGTTTGGA harbors:
- a CDS encoding S9 family peptidase, with product MRKEIPVPTIAKKPTTLEKHGDVRIDNYYWLNDRENPEVIAYLEAENAYNDTMTAHTKDFQKDLFEELKGRIKEDDSSVPYKLNGYWYVKKFEEGKGYPIHTRRKGSLDAPEEILFDVNEMAKEHAYYKLTGISISPDNTLAAFGVDTVSRRQYTIHIKNLKTGEIYQERIENTTGSATWAADNKTLFYTNKDEQTLRSEKIYKHKLGDAVANDEEIFHEKDETFITFVYKSKSKKYLIIGSYSTLTMEYRILEADNPDGEFRIFQPRVRGLEYNIAHYQDHFYVLSNKDASINFKLSKTPENNTGMEHWEDIVPHRPDVLLEDIEIFKDFLVLSERSNGLNKIRITRWDGTDDYYLPFDNETYTANTNINVEFDTEILRYTYNSMTTPASVIDFNMVTKDKEVKKEQEVLGGKFDKNNYVSERLWATSHDGTKIPMSVVYRKGIQKDGTNPLLQYAYGSYGNTIDPYFSSARLSLLDRGFIFVLAHVRGGEYLGRNWYDEGKLMDKKNTFTDFIACSQYLIEQKYTSSEHLYASGGSAGGLLMGAISNMNSELYNGIIASVPFVDVVTTMLDDSIPLTTGEYDEWGNPNEKEYYDYMKSYSPYDNVEAKAYPNMLVLTGLHDSQVQYWEPAKWVAKLRELKTDDNILLLHTNMDAGHGGSSGRFEALKEVAEEYAFLLDLENIKE